AATCAGTGCATAATGCTTGCTCTTTCGATGACCGTCATCGCATCCATGATCGGAGCTGGCGGACTCGGTTATCAGGTTCTTGTGGGCATCCAAAGGGTCGATATCGGTATGGGATTCGAGGCAGGACTTGCTATCGTTATCCTGGCAATTATCTTTGACAGGATCACGCAGAACCTTGTCCCAAAATACGGGAAAAAGTGAGAAATAACGCCACTATTCCTTTCGCAAAACGAAACTCCAAAAAACTATGATGAAGGGTCACAATGCTGTGTCCACAGCCTTCTCCCTTCATTTTGTCCATGTATTGCCGAACCCCGTTTTCGGGGTAAATATCCCGTCTTGTTTTGACGAGGCGGGTAAATCTATGGTGAAAATCATGATTCAAAAGAAAAAAACATTAACTCTTATCGTAATTACCGGGCTCCTCTTAATGCTCGTTCTGTTCACTGCAGGATGCACATCCCAGACAGCAGAACCTGCTAAAGAGATCAGCATCGGATATGTCACATGGAACTGTGCTATCTCCAGCACGAATGTGATGAAACAGGTGTTCGAACAGGCAGGATATGACGTCACGCTGGTCGCGGTCGATGCAGGTCCGCTGTATCATGCACTTGCCGACGGCGATGTCGATTTCACGACCACTGCATGGCTGCCTTATACGCATGAAGGTTACTGGGAAACCTATGGTGACAAGATCGCTTACGTCAATGAAAACATTCCGGGCGCTGCACGCATCGGCCTTGTCGTCCCGTCATACGTGACGATCGATTCGATCGTCGAGCTGAACAGCGTTGCCGATAAGTTCGGGAACCAGATCATTGGTATCGAACCAGGAGCAGGTATTACATCCCGAACAGAACAGGCAATCGATGAGTATGGTCTCGATTATACTCTGGTCACCAGCAGCAGTGCAGGTATGGCAGCTGAACTCGGCTCAGCAATCAGCAACAATGAGTGGATCGTTGTAACCGGATGGTCGCCGCACTGGAAATTCAGCCGGTATGATCTCAAGTTCCTTGAGGATCCGAAAGGAGTCTACGGCGGAGCTGAGGACATCGTAACGCTTGCACGTCTTGGTCTTGAAACCGATGACCCTGAAGCATATGGTATTCTGACAAGATTCCAGTGGACCACTGAAGATATCACATCAGTCATGAATGCTATCGCAGGCGGCATGTCCGAGACGGATGCAGCAAAGGCATGGGTCAAAGCACATCCTGATACCGTCGCATACTGGATCAACGGTACTACTACCTGACCCTCTCTTTTTTCTGACGCAAAATTATTTCTGAAAAATACTGCATACGCCGTATGGTGTATCCTGAATTTGACAGTTGGCAAATATACTTTTTCCATATCTCATCCTTTTTTTCTGATCATGGGGTGTGGGAGGGGGAAAGGTGAGGGGAGCGAAATTGACGCAAGCCTTAGACATATGATATATCCACCGCGTCGGGCTCCGCGCCGAAGTCACCCTCCCGCACCCCCATAATTTGAAAGATATATGGAATATTGGGAATTTATTCTGAAAAGTAAGTGACTCACGAGAGCGGTTATCAAGGCTCTTGAAAAATGCTCAGGGACATTCATTATGTGGTATTTCCACTAACTGTCAACTTCAGGGTGTATATTCATTAAAAAAAGTTTTTCAGATCAGTTTTATCTGATCTTCATGTGTTATTCTCATTTTGTCCAAGGGGATGAGGACAAGAAGCACCGTGACCGAAAGCACAACTCCGACGACCAGCGGGTCGAGATAGCACCAGGGCGATCCTACCAGAGAGTTGACGCCAAACAATGCATTGCAAATTCCAAGCATCTTCGACTCGGCCGTATGGCAGAAGACTGCCCAAAGAAGCCAGCCTCCGGCACCAAACGCCATACTCCATTTCGCAGCGAGATAGGATGGATTCTTTGAGGTAATCCCATGAACAAATGCCGGGAGAAGGGCGGCCGTACATAATCCCATGAACATGGCAGTAGCACGTGCAATAATACTTCCCGGCATCATTACTGCGAGGATTATACTGACGATCATCATAATCACGATGCCGATCTGATTTGCTCTTATGGAGTAACGAACACCTCTCATTCTGGCAAAGATATCCCCGCCGAGTGTGGTTCCCATAGTATGCAGAAGAGATGAAAGTGTCGACATGGCCGCAGAAAGCAGTGTCAGCATAAAGATAATGACGAACAGTTCGGGCATTGCCGAGTTGATGTAGAGCGGAATGATCAGATCTGCATTGCCGTCGGCAGCGTCGATCGCCAGCATCCCAAGCTTATCCATGAAATATACATTCGTCAGCGGGCCAACAGTAAATGCCACGCCAGTCATCAACACGATGAAAAGAGCACCTATTGGGATTGCCCGGTTCAGTGATTTTCCGTCTTTTGCCGTCATGAACCTGACTGCAAGCTGCGGCTGGGCAAGAACACCTACTCCGACCCCGAGAACGAGTGTCGTAATGACCGTCATCCAAATTGGAGAGCCGAATTCAGGCATTGAAGTCCACCCGGTCATTCCCATAGATGAGAGTGTACTTGGAACAAGACCGCTCATTGACTCAAGCGCATTGTTCGCTGCCACTATACCTCCAAGATATACGTAGGTCAGAACCATCAGGACACCCATCCCAACCAGCATAATAGCTCCCTGTACCGCATCGGTGTACATGACGGCCATCAGACCGCCGATGACCACATACAACGCGACAACACCGGCAAATCCAAGCAAGGCCGTGAGATACGGGATGCCGAGCGTCGTTTCAATAAATCGGGCCCCGCCTATCAGCACGGCTGCTGTATAAAGGGGCATTGCTGCAACGAAAATCGCGCCGGTGGCATAGATGATCTTCTTCGATCCGTACATCTTGCCGAGGAGTTCGGGATAGGTCAGGGCGCCAAGATCTTTGCCGATCCTTCGGATCCTTTTTCCCATAAAGATGAACGCGATGACCACCCCAACGATGATACACAACACGGTCA
The sequence above is a segment of the uncultured Methanocorpusculum sp. genome. Coding sequences within it:
- a CDS encoding glycine betaine ABC transporter substrate-binding protein; the protein is MIQKKKTLTLIVITGLLLMLVLFTAGCTSQTAEPAKEISIGYVTWNCAISSTNVMKQVFEQAGYDVTLVAVDAGPLYHALADGDVDFTTTAWLPYTHEGYWETYGDKIAYVNENIPGAARIGLVVPSYVTIDSIVELNSVADKFGNQIIGIEPGAGITSRTEQAIDEYGLDYTLVTSSSAGMAAELGSAISNNEWIVVTGWSPHWKFSRYDLKFLEDPKGVYGGAEDIVTLARLGLETDDPEAYGILTRFQWTTEDITSVMNAIAGGMSETDAAKAWVKAHPDTVAYWINGTTT
- a CDS encoding sodium:solute symporter family protein — encoded protein: MMMTVSTELTIGIVAFYLVMIIGIGYYGYRRTKKVEDYMIAGRNTHPAIIALSYGATFISTSAIIGFGGTSAQYGMSLMWLTVLCIIVGVVIAFIFMGKRIRRIGKDLGALTYPELLGKMYGSKKIIYATGAIFVAAMPLYTAAVLIGGARFIETTLGIPYLTALLGFAGVVALYVVIGGLMAVMYTDAVQGAIMLVGMGVLMVLTYVYLGGIVAANNALESMSGLVPSTLSSMGMTGWTSMPEFGSPIWMTVITTLVLGVGVGVLAQPQLAVRFMTAKDGKSLNRAIPIGALFIVLMTGVAFTVGPLTNVYFMDKLGMLAIDAADGNADLIIPLYINSAMPELFVIIFMLTLLSAAMSTLSSLLHTMGTTLGGDIFARMRGVRYSIRANQIGIVIMMIVSIILAVMMPGSIIARATAMFMGLCTAALLPAFVHGITSKNPSYLAAKWSMAFGAGGWLLWAVFCHTAESKMLGICNALFGVNSLVGSPWCYLDPLVVGVVLSVTVLLVLIPLDKMRITHEDQIKLI